In Oryza sativa Japonica Group chromosome 3, ASM3414082v1, one DNA window encodes the following:
- the LOC4333474 gene encoding B3 domain-containing protein Os03g0622200 isoform X1 — MADHSKHFLKHMVGDFTESMTVPARFANNFNGHISEEVNLRSPSGETWSIGVANSDAGELVLQPGWKEFVDGNGIEEGDCLLFRYSGVSSSFDVLIFDPSGCEKASPHFVGSHGFGRAENSAGAEQGGRNGRRTPPIVDGDNGHRHHLEMTLHRNSCRSIPRACKRSLFSDETEAKENDGEDEDVVAAAEGGRYGEYYFSRHGRVAEYNLREEDREEISRVPVPVQPGNPVFVQVIHSSHVRSSKYCIVGVSPEFAGKYLGAVEREVVLERASRGGEWHVPFVHRQNTRGFYGAGWRQFAGDNRLVAHDVCLFELTMVDAAASGGGNRRRRWSRRPTMTVHVLRRVRGRFVLLR; from the exons ATGGCCGACCACAGTAAGCACTTCTTGAAGCATATGGTTGGGGATTTCACCGAGAGCATG ACCGTGCCTGCTAGATTTGCAAACAATTTCAACGGGCACATCTCAGAGGAAGTGAATCTGAGATCTCCTAGCGGCGAAACCTGGAGCATTGGAGTAGCCAACAGCGACGCCGGTGAACTAGTTCTTCAGCCTGGCTGGAAAGAGTTCGTGGATGGCAACGGCATCGAGGAAGGAGACTGCCTGCTCTTCAGGTACAGcggcgtctcctcctccttcgaTGTGCTCATCTTTGATCCGTCCGGCTGCGAGAAGGCGTCGCCGCATTTCGTCGGGAGCCATGGATTCGGGAGAGCGGAGAACTCCGCCGGAGCTGAACAAGGAGGCAGAAacggccgccgcacgccgccgatCGTCGACGGCGATAATGGCCATCGCCACCACCTGGAGATGACGCTCCACAGGAACAGCTGCAGGAGCATCCCCAGAGCATGCAAACGCAGCTTATTCAGTGATGAAACAG AAGCGAAAGAAAACGATGGCGAAGATGAAGATGTTGTCGCGGCCGCGGAAGGCGGGCGCTACGGGGAGTACTACTTCAGCAGGCACGGACGGGTGGCCGAGTACAACCTGAGGGAGGAAGACAGGGAGGAGATCTCGCGCGTCCCCGTGCCGGTTCAGCCCGGGAACCCGGTGTTCGTGCAGGTCATCCACAGCAGCCACGTCCGCAGCAGCAAGTACTGCATTGTA GGGGTGTCGCCGGAGTTCGCGGGTAAGTATCTGGgggcggtggagagggaggtggtGCTGGAGAGGGCGAGCAGGGGAGGGGAGTGGCACGTCCCGTTCGTGCACCGGCAGAACACCCGCGGCTTCTACGGCGCCGGCTGGCGTCAGTTCGCCGGCGACAATCGTCTCGTCGCCCACGACGTCTGCCTCTTCGAGCTCACGATGGTGGACGCcgcggccagcggcggcggaaaCCGCCGGCGACGCTGGAGCCGGCGGCCGACGATGACCGTGCATGTCCTCCGTCGGGTGCGTGGTCGCTTCGTGCTTCTGCGCTGA
- the LOC4333478 gene encoding uncharacterized protein isoform X2, whose product MASRGAASRSFLAAVRGRAASSAPRIRAAPLPSAPRRRVPSSAFSPFAAARPMSAMMGSPAAMAVRLTGHPSASVRACCELSQGENGKDG is encoded by the exons ATGGCGTCGCGCGGTGCCGCTTCCCgctccttcctcgccgccgtccgtggccgcgccgcctcgtcggcgccgcgcaTCCGCGCGGCTCCGCTCCCCtccgccccacgccgccgcgtcccctcctccgccttctCGCCATTTGCCGCCGCGAG GCCGATGTCGGCGATGAtggggtcgccggcggcgatggcggtgagGCTGACCGGGCACCCGTCGGCGAGCGTGCGGGCGTGCTGTGAGCTCTCCCAGG GGGAAAATGGGAAAGATGGTTGA
- the LOC4333475 gene encoding uncharacterized protein isoform X1: protein MALRGAASRCFLAAVRGRAASASRVRAAPAPLPSAPPRRAAFSPFAAAAARPMAAAAMMGSPAAVAARLTGHPSASVRACCELSQGTHFCRACQDR, encoded by the exons ATGGCGTTGCGCGGTGCCGCCTCCCGCtgcttcctcgccgccgtccgcggccgcgccgcctccgcgtcgcgCGTCCGCGCGGCTCCAGCTCCACTCCCCTCCGCTCCACCACGCCGGGCTGCCTTCTCGCCgtttgccgctgccgctgcgag gccgatggcggcggcggcgatgatggggtcgccggcggcggtggcggcgaggctgaCCGGGCACCCGTCGGCGAGCGTGCGGGCGTGCTGTGAGCTCTCCCAGGGTACCCACTTCTGCCGCGCTTGCCAGGATCGGTAG
- the LOC4333475 gene encoding uncharacterized protein isoform X3 gives MALRGAASRCFLAAVRGRAASASRVRAAPAPLPSAPPRRAAFSPFAAAAARPMAAAAMMGSPAAVAARLTGHPSASVRACCELSQGN, from the exons ATGGCGTTGCGCGGTGCCGCCTCCCGCtgcttcctcgccgccgtccgcggccgcgccgcctccgcgtcgcgCGTCCGCGCGGCTCCAGCTCCACTCCCCTCCGCTCCACCACGCCGGGCTGCCTTCTCGCCgtttgccgctgccgctgcgag gccgatggcggcggcggcgatgatggggtcgccggcggcggtggcggcgaggctgaCCGGGCACCCGTCGGCGAGCGTGCGGGCGTGCTGTGAGCTCTCCCAGG GTAATTGA
- the LOC4333478 gene encoding uncharacterized protein isoform X1 produces the protein MASRGAASRSFLAAVRGRAASSAPRIRAAPLPSAPRRRVPSSAFSPFAAARPMSAMMGSPAAMAVRLTGHPSASVRACCELSQGTHFCRTCQDR, from the exons ATGGCGTCGCGCGGTGCCGCTTCCCgctccttcctcgccgccgtccgtggccgcgccgcctcgtcggcgccgcgcaTCCGCGCGGCTCCGCTCCCCtccgccccacgccgccgcgtcccctcctccgccttctCGCCATTTGCCGCCGCGAG GCCGATGTCGGCGATGAtggggtcgccggcggcgatggcggtgagGCTGACCGGGCACCCGTCGGCGAGCGTGCGGGCGTGCTGTGAGCTCTCCCAGGGTACCCACTTCTGCCGCACTTGTCAGGATCGCTAA
- the LOC4333478 gene encoding uncharacterized protein isoform X3 yields MASRGAASRSFLAAVRGRAASSAPRIRAAPLPSAPRRRVPSSAFSPFAAARPMSAMMGSPAAMAVRLTGHPSASVRACCELSQGNGDDV; encoded by the exons ATGGCGTCGCGCGGTGCCGCTTCCCgctccttcctcgccgccgtccgtggccgcgccgcctcgtcggcgccgcgcaTCCGCGCGGCTCCGCTCCCCtccgccccacgccgccgcgtcccctcctccgccttctCGCCATTTGCCGCCGCGAG GCCGATGTCGGCGATGAtggggtcgccggcggcgatggcggtgagGCTGACCGGGCACCCGTCGGCGAGCGTGCGGGCGTGCTGTGAGCTCTCCCAGG GAAATGGAGATGATGTATGA
- the LOC107278193 gene encoding probable sugar phosphate/phosphate translocator At4g32390, with translation MDVVSSLSSSPAPSPSVLKSLLLSYAYVSVWITFSFSVIMYNKYILNPTMYNWPFPVSLTMVHTAFCASLTVVLIRVLRVVAEPTSPPMTPSLYAVSVVPIGVLYALSLWFSNSAYIYLSVSFIQMLKALMPVTVYCLAVAFRTDSFRHASMLNMLGISAGIAVAAYGEARFDAFGVILQLVAITAKATRLVLIQILLTGATPPPAPTQADRDVEMGLLGGESSASRPAMKPQPGS, from the coding sequence ATGGACGTTGTGTCGTCGttgtcttcttctccggcgccgtcgccgtcagtGCTCAAGTCACTGCTTCTGTCCTACGCGTACGTGAGCGTGTGGATCACATTCAGCTTCTCGGTGATCATGTACAACAAGTACATCCTCAATCCCACGATGTACAACTGGCCATTCCCCGTATCGCTCACCATGGTCCACACGGCGTTTTGCGCCTCCCTCACTGTGGTGCtcatccgcgtcctccgcgtcgtcgccgagccGACGTCGCCGCCCATGACGCCCAGCCTCTACGCCGTCTCCGTCGTGCCCATCGGCGTGCTCTACGCGCTGTCGCTCTGGTTCTCCAACTCCGCATACATCTACCTCTCTGTCTCCTTCATCCAGATGCTCAAGGCGCTCATGCCCGTCACCGTCTACTGCCTCGCCGTCGCGTTCCGCACCGACTCCTTCCGCCACGCCTCCATGCTCAACATGCTCGGCATCTCCGCgggcatcgccgtcgccgcctatGGCGAGGCGCGGTTCGACGCGTTCGGCGTCATCCTGCAGCTCGTCGCTATCACCGCCAAAGCCACGCGGCTCGTGCTCATCCAGATATTGCTCACCGGCGCAacgcccccgccggcgccgacgcagGCCGACCGCGACGTGGAGATgggcctcctcggcggcgagAGCAGCGCGTCGCGACCGGCGATGAAGCCGCAGCCAGGTTCTTGA
- the LOC4333474 gene encoding B3 domain-containing protein Os03g0622200 translates to MGMLKIGKNCSVCKEWQEHCYWSHMADHSKHFLKHMVGDFTESMTVPARFANNFNGHISEEVNLRSPSGETWSIGVANSDAGELVLQPGWKEFVDGNGIEEGDCLLFRYSGVSSSFDVLIFDPSGCEKASPHFVGSHGFGRAENSAGAEQGGRNGRRTPPIVDGDNGHRHHLEMTLHRNSCRSIPRACKRSLFSDETEAKENDGEDEDVVAAAEGGRYGEYYFSRHGRVAEYNLREEDREEISRVPVPVQPGNPVFVQVIHSSHVRSSKYCIVGVSPEFAGKYLGAVEREVVLERASRGGEWHVPFVHRQNTRGFYGAGWRQFAGDNRLVAHDVCLFELTMVDAAASGGGNRRRRWSRRPTMTVHVLRRVRGRFVLLR, encoded by the exons ATGGGCATGCTGAAAATAGGCAAGAACTGCAGCGTTTGCAAGGAGTGGCAAGAACACTGCTACTGGAGCCATATGGCCGACCACAGTAAGCACTTCTTGAAGCATATGGTTGGGGATTTCACCGAGAGCATG ACCGTGCCTGCTAGATTTGCAAACAATTTCAACGGGCACATCTCAGAGGAAGTGAATCTGAGATCTCCTAGCGGCGAAACCTGGAGCATTGGAGTAGCCAACAGCGACGCCGGTGAACTAGTTCTTCAGCCTGGCTGGAAAGAGTTCGTGGATGGCAACGGCATCGAGGAAGGAGACTGCCTGCTCTTCAGGTACAGcggcgtctcctcctccttcgaTGTGCTCATCTTTGATCCGTCCGGCTGCGAGAAGGCGTCGCCGCATTTCGTCGGGAGCCATGGATTCGGGAGAGCGGAGAACTCCGCCGGAGCTGAACAAGGAGGCAGAAacggccgccgcacgccgccgatCGTCGACGGCGATAATGGCCATCGCCACCACCTGGAGATGACGCTCCACAGGAACAGCTGCAGGAGCATCCCCAGAGCATGCAAACGCAGCTTATTCAGTGATGAAACAG AAGCGAAAGAAAACGATGGCGAAGATGAAGATGTTGTCGCGGCCGCGGAAGGCGGGCGCTACGGGGAGTACTACTTCAGCAGGCACGGACGGGTGGCCGAGTACAACCTGAGGGAGGAAGACAGGGAGGAGATCTCGCGCGTCCCCGTGCCGGTTCAGCCCGGGAACCCGGTGTTCGTGCAGGTCATCCACAGCAGCCACGTCCGCAGCAGCAAGTACTGCATTGTA GGGGTGTCGCCGGAGTTCGCGGGTAAGTATCTGGgggcggtggagagggaggtggtGCTGGAGAGGGCGAGCAGGGGAGGGGAGTGGCACGTCCCGTTCGTGCACCGGCAGAACACCCGCGGCTTCTACGGCGCCGGCTGGCGTCAGTTCGCCGGCGACAATCGTCTCGTCGCCCACGACGTCTGCCTCTTCGAGCTCACGATGGTGGACGCcgcggccagcggcggcggaaaCCGCCGGCGACGCTGGAGCCGGCGGCCGACGATGACCGTGCATGTCCTCCGTCGGGTGCGTGGTCGCTTCGTGCTTCTGCGCTGA
- the LOC4333475 gene encoding uncharacterized protein isoform X2, whose product MALRGAASRCFLAAVRGRAASASRVRAAPAPLPSAPPRRAAFSPFAAAAARPMAAAAMMGSPAAVAARLTGHPSASVRACCELSQGNGDDA is encoded by the exons ATGGCGTTGCGCGGTGCCGCCTCCCGCtgcttcctcgccgccgtccgcggccgcgccgcctccgcgtcgcgCGTCCGCGCGGCTCCAGCTCCACTCCCCTCCGCTCCACCACGCCGGGCTGCCTTCTCGCCgtttgccgctgccgctgcgag gccgatggcggcggcggcgatgatggggtcgccggcggcggtggcggcgaggctgaCCGGGCACCCGTCGGCGAGCGTGCGGGCGTGCTGTGAGCTCTCCCAGG GAAatggagatgatgcatga
- the LOC4333478 gene encoding uncharacterized protein isoform X4: MASRGAASRSFLAAVRGRAASSAPRIRAAPLPSAPRRRVPSSAFSPFAAARPMSAMMGSPAAMAVRLTGHPSASVRACCELSQGN, from the exons ATGGCGTCGCGCGGTGCCGCTTCCCgctccttcctcgccgccgtccgtggccgcgccgcctcgtcggcgccgcgcaTCCGCGCGGCTCCGCTCCCCtccgccccacgccgccgcgtcccctcctccgccttctCGCCATTTGCCGCCGCGAG GCCGATGTCGGCGATGAtggggtcgccggcggcgatggcggtgagGCTGACCGGGCACCCGTCGGCGAGCGTGCGGGCGTGCTGTGAGCTCTCCCAGG GTAATTAG